Proteins encoded within one genomic window of Bacteroides sedimenti:
- a CDS encoding RelA/SpoT family protein, whose amino-acid sequence MEDTSFFTDEELTIMRSLYRRLLTSAGDSISKEDKQKLRQHLHQAIEANCMQRNSFDMNPIIRDLQTAIIVSEEIGMKGSCLIGIMLHDMVKSNFFTLESVREMYGEDVAVIIKGLVKTSELYAKSPAVESENFRNLLISFAEDMRVILIMIADRVNIMRQIKDSQNAEDRLKVANEAAYLYAPLAHKLGLYKLKSELEDLSLKYTRKETYYQIKDKLNETKASRDKYIKAFIEPIKTKLEEAGLQFDIKGRTKSIHSIWNKMVKQKTNFEGIYDLFAIRIIIDTEIEKEKSDCWQAYSIITDMYQPNPKRLRDWLSIPKSNGYESLHITVMGPEGRWVEVQIRTQRMDEIAERGLAAHWKYKGVKGESGLDEWLTSVREALENAEDDTMKVMDRFKLDLYEDEVFVFTPKGDLFKLPKGATVLDFAFHIHSKLGCKCVGARVNGKNVQLKQQLKSGDQVEITTSNTQYPKQDWLNIVTTSKARNKIRLELKEMASKQTDFAKETLQRKFKNRKIDYDEAILMRLIKKLGFKTVTDFYLRIADETLDVNEILEKYTELQKKESEAHEEQTYRSAETYNLQAPREEIGAKEDVLVIDQNLKGLDFKLAKCCSPIYGDDVFGFVTISGGIKIHRVDCPNAPQMMDRFGYRIVKARWAGKAAGKQYPITLKVVGHDDIGIVTNITSIISKEKDVTLRSIGISSNDGLFSGTLTVSIEDTSRLDALIKKLQSVKGVKQVSRS is encoded by the coding sequence ATGGAAGATACCTCATTTTTCACAGATGAAGAGTTGACAATAATGCGCTCTTTATACAGAAGACTACTGACTTCCGCGGGAGACAGCATCAGCAAGGAAGATAAACAAAAACTAAGACAGCATCTTCATCAGGCAATTGAAGCCAATTGCATGCAACGCAACAGTTTTGACATGAATCCTATAATCAGGGATTTGCAGACTGCAATCATTGTTTCCGAGGAAATTGGAATGAAAGGGTCGTGCCTGATAGGAATCATGTTACATGACATGGTTAAAAGCAACTTCTTTACCCTTGAATCCGTACGAGAAATGTATGGTGAAGATGTGGCAGTAATTATAAAAGGTCTGGTTAAAACCAGCGAACTGTATGCCAAAAGTCCGGCTGTCGAATCTGAAAATTTCAGGAATCTGTTGATTTCCTTTGCTGAAGACATGCGTGTAATCCTGATCATGATTGCAGATCGGGTAAATATCATGCGTCAGATTAAAGATTCGCAGAATGCAGAAGACCGGCTTAAAGTGGCTAATGAAGCTGCATATCTATATGCTCCGCTAGCACATAAACTAGGGCTTTACAAACTAAAGTCTGAGCTGGAAGACCTTTCGCTTAAGTACACCCGGAAAGAGACTTATTATCAGATAAAAGATAAACTGAATGAGACAAAAGCATCCCGGGATAAGTACATAAAGGCTTTTATCGAACCAATCAAAACGAAACTGGAAGAGGCCGGACTGCAATTTGACATAAAAGGGCGAACCAAGTCAATACATTCCATCTGGAACAAGATGGTGAAACAAAAGACCAATTTCGAGGGAATTTATGACCTGTTTGCCATCCGTATCATTATTGACACGGAGATTGAGAAAGAGAAATCAGATTGCTGGCAGGCATATTCCATTATAACGGATATGTATCAGCCTAACCCGAAGCGTTTACGTGATTGGCTTTCCATTCCCAAAAGCAACGGATACGAATCGCTGCATATTACTGTGATGGGGCCTGAAGGCAGATGGGTGGAAGTACAGATCCGTACACAAAGAATGGACGAGATTGCCGAGAGAGGTTTGGCCGCACACTGGAAATACAAAGGTGTTAAAGGAGAAAGCGGATTGGACGAATGGCTTACTTCAGTGCGTGAAGCGCTTGAAAATGCGGAAGATGACACCATGAAGGTTATGGACCGCTTTAAGCTGGACCTTTACGAAGATGAGGTGTTTGTCTTCACCCCTAAAGGCGACCTGTTTAAGCTTCCTAAAGGAGCTACCGTACTCGATTTTGCATTCCATATTCACAGCAAACTGGGGTGCAAATGTGTAGGTGCGCGAGTGAATGGCAAGAATGTTCAGCTTAAACAGCAGCTAAAAAGCGGTGATCAAGTAGAAATTACAACTTCGAACACACAATATCCTAAGCAGGACTGGCTTAACATTGTAACCACGTCTAAAGCCCGGAATAAAATCCGTTTGGAACTGAAGGAGATGGCGAGCAAACAAACCGACTTTGCCAAGGAGACCTTGCAGAGGAAGTTTAAAAACCGTAAAATAGATTACGATGAAGCGATTCTGATGCGGTTGATTAAAAAACTGGGCTTTAAAACAGTAACCGATTTCTATCTGAGAATTGCTGATGAAACGCTTGATGTAAACGAGATTCTGGAAAAGTACACAGAACTGCAGAAGAAAGAGTCGGAAGCACATGAGGAGCAGACATACAGAAGCGCGGAGACTTACAATCTTCAGGCTCCTAGGGAGGAAATAGGCGCAAAAGAAGATGTCCTGGTTATTGACCAGAATCTGAAAGGGCTCGATTTTAAACTGGCTAAATGCTGCAGTCCTATCTATGGGGATGATGTCTTTGGATTCGTCACTATCAGCGGAGGAATCAAGATTCACCGGGTAGACTGTCCGAATGCTCCTCAAATGATGGACCGATTCGGTTACAGAATTGTCAAGGCCCGCTGGGCAGGCAAGGCGGCAGGAAAGCAATACCCTATCACCCTGAAAGTTGTAGGGCATGATGATATCGGAATTGTGACTAACATAACCTCAATCATTTCAAAAGAAAAGGATGTTACACTTAGGTCTATCGGAATAAGCTCTAATGACGGGCTATTTTCGGGAACTCTTACCGTTTCTATTGAAGATACGTCACGGCTGGACGCATTGATTAAAAAGCTTCAAAGTGTAAAAGGTGTGAAGCAGGTAAGCAGAAGCTAA
- a CDS encoding DUF4301 family protein — protein MIKPQDKELLSQKGISEMQIIKQLSCFEKGFPYLKLEAAASIEKGILAPDAEEQKQYLSAWDEYIKEDNTIVKFVPASGAASRMFKDLFEFLEADYSQPVKEFEKVFFAQIADFAFYNDLNTACLKNEKQDIPTLIAAGNYKAVVANLLNEKGLNYGSLPKGLLKFHNYEEGARTPMEEHLVEGALYASGKAGKANVHFTVSAEHRALFESLVAAVMKKYSDKFNVEYHISFSEQKPSTDTIAADMNNKPFRSEDGKLLFRPGGHGALIENLNDLVADIVFIKNIDNVVPDKLKEDTVHYKRLLGGVLVTLQAQAFKYLQLLDSGKYTPEQIREIIQFVQRKLFCKNPDTKIMEDADLVLYLKNKLNRPMRVCGMVKNVGEPGGGPFLAYNPDGTISLQILESSQIDMADPEKKEMFEKGTHFNPVDLVCAVRDYKGHKFDLGRYVDPETGFISYKSKSGKELKALELPGLWNGAMSDWNTVFVEVSLSTFNPVKTVNDLLRPQHQNN, from the coding sequence ATGATTAAACCTCAAGACAAAGAACTGCTTTCCCAAAAGGGTATATCTGAAATGCAGATCATCAAACAGCTGTCATGCTTTGAGAAAGGATTTCCTTATTTGAAACTTGAAGCTGCCGCATCTATAGAAAAAGGAATTCTGGCTCCGGATGCTGAAGAACAGAAACAATACCTTTCAGCATGGGACGAATATATCAAGGAAGATAATACAATTGTTAAATTTGTTCCTGCATCTGGTGCGGCCAGTCGCATGTTTAAAGATCTTTTTGAATTCCTGGAAGCTGATTATTCTCAGCCCGTAAAAGAGTTTGAAAAAGTTTTTTTTGCTCAAATAGCCGACTTTGCCTTCTACAATGATTTAAATACTGCATGTCTCAAGAATGAGAAACAAGATATTCCAACTTTGATTGCAGCTGGTAATTATAAAGCTGTTGTGGCTAATCTGCTTAATGAGAAAGGACTTAATTATGGATCACTTCCTAAGGGATTGCTTAAATTCCATAACTATGAAGAGGGAGCGCGTACCCCGATGGAAGAACATTTGGTAGAGGGAGCGCTATATGCGTCAGGAAAAGCCGGTAAAGCCAATGTTCATTTTACTGTTTCAGCAGAACACCGTGCTTTATTTGAATCTCTGGTGGCTGCGGTTATGAAAAAATATTCCGATAAGTTTAATGTAGAATATCATATTTCTTTCTCAGAACAAAAGCCCAGTACAGATACCATTGCAGCAGATATGAACAACAAACCCTTCCGCTCAGAAGATGGTAAACTGCTGTTTCGCCCTGGAGGACATGGTGCGTTGATTGAAAATCTGAATGATCTGGTTGCAGACATTGTTTTTATTAAAAACATTGATAATGTAGTTCCTGATAAGCTGAAGGAAGATACCGTGCATTATAAAAGACTATTGGGAGGTGTGCTGGTAACCTTACAAGCCCAAGCATTTAAATACCTGCAACTTCTGGATAGTGGCAAGTATACCCCTGAACAGATACGTGAAATTATACAGTTTGTGCAGAGAAAGTTATTCTGCAAGAATCCGGATACCAAGATTATGGAAGATGCCGACCTGGTACTTTACCTGAAGAATAAGCTTAATCGTCCTATGCGTGTATGCGGTATGGTGAAAAACGTGGGCGAGCCGGGTGGGGGACCATTCCTTGCTTATAATCCGGACGGAACTATTTCCTTGCAGATTCTTGAAAGCTCTCAGATTGATATGGCAGACCCGGAAAAGAAAGAGATGTTTGAAAAGGGAACTCATTTCAATCCGGTTGATTTGGTTTGTGCCGTGCGCGACTATAAGGGACATAAGTTCGATTTGGGAAGATATGTAGACCCCGAAACCGGTTTTATCTCTTATAAGTCAAAGAGCGGAAAAGAACTGAAGGCATTGGAACTTCCCGGACTTTGGAATGGTGCTATGAGCGACTGGAATACAGTGTTTGTGGAAGTGTCTCTTTCTACATTCAATCCAGTGAAAACCGTGAACGATTTGCTTCGTCCTCAGCATCAGAATAATTAA
- a CDS encoding NAD-dependent epimerase/dehydratase family protein: MKTANVIGGTGLVGAQLVDLLLKDREFEKVVVFGRNSLNITNPKLKEHLIDFSAPERWEQLVNGDVLFSCMGTTLAKAGSKQRQYEIDYIYQYRFADIASRNGVSEYVLVSSSGANPKSSFFYMRIKGELEDAIIKLPFKKIIIARPSQLYGERKEKRLSETVGLSIMRTLNIIGLYRKHRPIHAQKVAAAMIESLKYYENTAIVSSYRLFGLAKFYNRGQELYHKNNDFKELQTD; encoded by the coding sequence ATGAAAACAGCGAACGTTATTGGAGGAACTGGACTTGTGGGAGCTCAACTGGTTGATTTATTATTAAAAGACCGGGAATTTGAAAAGGTAGTGGTATTTGGACGCAATTCTTTAAACATCACTAATCCTAAATTAAAAGAACATCTTATTGATTTTTCCGCCCCAGAGAGATGGGAGCAACTGGTAAATGGAGATGTACTATTTTCGTGTATGGGAACAACGCTGGCAAAAGCCGGGAGTAAACAAAGACAGTACGAAATAGACTATATCTATCAATACAGATTTGCAGATATCGCTTCACGAAATGGAGTAAGCGAATATGTGTTGGTTTCATCAAGCGGTGCCAATCCAAAATCTTCGTTCTTTTATATGAGAATAAAAGGAGAATTGGAAGATGCAATTATTAAACTGCCATTTAAAAAAATAATAATTGCACGTCCCTCGCAGTTGTATGGCGAAAGAAAAGAAAAAAGGTTGAGTGAAACTGTAGGACTCTCAATAATGAGAACGCTGAATATAATAGGCCTATACAGAAAACATCGTCCGATCCATGCTCAGAAAGTAGCTGCCGCCATGATAGAATCTCTAAAATATTACGAAAATACTGCTATTGTATCCTCATACAGATTGTTTGGACTGGCAAAATTCTATAATCGAGGTCAGGAATTATATCATAAAAACAATGATTTCAAAGAATTACAAACAGACTAA
- a CDS encoding glycoside hydrolase family 20 protein: MKKLFSIFLFSLCLTNASVSKAGNYDLIPLPNSMETGSGYFTLNNKCEFIVQKGLDSKYAQVAEDFAKQLNLTSGINIKVVAKSGKKAARNTITFVQNKSIPAEGYKLNVVNDRVLIEASAPEGFFHAIQTVKQLLPAAVYGKKLANDQKWELPCTKIEDTPRFKYRGMHLDVARHFFGVDEVKKYIDVLAAHKLNYMHFHLTEDQGWRIEIKKYPNLTKVGSMRKGTMIGKNFGSNDGVPYGGFYTQDQIKEIVKYAQDRFITIIPEIDLPGHMVAALASYPELGCTGGPYEVSTQWGVLDDVLCVGKESTFTFLQNVLSEVLELFPSKYIHIGGDECPKVRWKECPVCQAKIKELGLKADAKHSAEERLQSYTMTRIEKFLNDKGRRIIGWDEILEGGLAPDATVMSWRGMEGGIEAAKQGHDVIMTPSSHLYFDHYQSLDPREPLAIGGYSSVERVYSFEPIPAELTKEEAKHILGAQANLWTEYIPTESYLEYMLVPRLAALSEVQWTNPEKKNYSDFTNRISHIADIYDVMGLNYAKHIFEVTASYGVNNDKGCVEATLKAIGNAPIYYTIDGTEPTVNSNKYTAPIEIPYSCTLKAMVDRKDMKLRNVVQSFIFSKTTAKKATLSTNPNKAYACAGAATLVDGIRGNQSYKAGWVGFQAEPMNLTIDLAENTKLSSVRLGTNVVKGDWIFPPKDITVYLSADGKDFKEVAKLVLPEAKKGDKDGVTEYTLGFPTTQARFIKVVANNVTSMPEWHGGKGKAAYLFVDEVCAE, translated from the coding sequence ATGAAGAAACTATTTTCAATTTTTCTCTTTAGTCTGTGTCTGACTAACGCAAGTGTGTCGAAAGCGGGCAATTATGACCTTATTCCTCTTCCGAACTCGATGGAAACGGGTAGTGGATACTTTACGCTGAATAATAAATGCGAATTTATTGTTCAGAAGGGTCTGGACAGTAAGTATGCCCAAGTGGCCGAAGATTTTGCCAAACAGCTGAATCTCACTTCAGGTATCAATATCAAGGTGGTTGCAAAGTCAGGTAAAAAGGCCGCTCGCAATACCATTACTTTTGTTCAGAACAAATCGATTCCGGCTGAAGGTTACAAACTGAATGTAGTAAATGACAGAGTGCTTATCGAAGCTTCTGCACCGGAAGGTTTTTTCCATGCTATTCAGACTGTAAAACAGTTGCTTCCAGCAGCTGTATATGGCAAAAAACTGGCAAACGACCAGAAATGGGAACTTCCTTGCACAAAGATAGAAGACACTCCTCGTTTTAAATATAGAGGAATGCATCTTGATGTAGCACGTCATTTCTTCGGAGTTGACGAAGTGAAGAAGTATATCGATGTACTGGCTGCTCACAAGTTGAATTATATGCACTTCCACCTAACAGAAGACCAGGGTTGGAGAATTGAAATCAAGAAATATCCTAATCTGACCAAAGTTGGAAGCATGCGTAAAGGTACAATGATTGGAAAGAACTTTGGAAGCAATGACGGAGTGCCTTACGGAGGTTTCTACACTCAGGACCAAATAAAGGAAATCGTTAAATATGCGCAAGACCGTTTTATCACAATTATTCCTGAAATAGACCTCCCGGGACACATGGTAGCTGCTTTGGCTTCTTATCCTGAACTGGGATGTACTGGTGGCCCTTACGAAGTTTCTACTCAGTGGGGAGTTCTTGATGATGTATTATGTGTTGGAAAAGAATCTACATTTACTTTCCTTCAAAATGTTTTGAGTGAAGTCCTTGAACTTTTCCCATCTAAATATATCCATATCGGTGGTGACGAATGCCCTAAGGTACGTTGGAAAGAGTGTCCGGTGTGTCAGGCTAAAATCAAAGAACTAGGTTTGAAAGCAGATGCTAAGCATTCAGCAGAAGAACGTTTGCAAAGCTATACAATGACTCGCATCGAAAAATTCCTGAACGACAAAGGACGTAGAATCATTGGTTGGGATGAAATCCTTGAAGGTGGACTTGCTCCTGATGCAACAGTTATGTCATGGAGAGGAATGGAAGGTGGTATCGAAGCTGCAAAGCAGGGACACGATGTAATTATGACTCCTAGCTCTCACCTCTATTTTGACCATTATCAGTCTCTCGATCCAAGAGAACCTCTTGCAATTGGAGGATATTCTTCTGTAGAGAGAGTTTATTCTTTTGAACCAATTCCTGCAGAACTGACAAAAGAAGAGGCTAAACATATTCTTGGTGCACAGGCAAATTTATGGACTGAATACATCCCGACAGAAAGTTATTTGGAATATATGTTGGTTCCACGTCTTGCTGCATTGAGCGAAGTACAATGGACAAACCCAGAAAAGAAAAACTATTCAGACTTTACCAACCGTATTAGTCACATTGCTGATATCTACGATGTGATGGGTTTGAATTATGCTAAACACATCTTTGAAGTTACAGCATCTTATGGTGTAAACAATGATAAGGGATGTGTGGAAGCTACTTTGAAAGCAATAGGAAATGCTCCAATATACTATACTATTGATGGAACTGAACCAACTGTAAATAGTAACAAATATACTGCACCAATTGAAATTCCTTATTCATGCACATTGAAAGCAATGGTCGACAGAAAGGATATGAAACTCCGCAATGTTGTACAATCATTCATTTTCAGTAAAACAACAGCAAAGAAGGCCACTCTGAGTACAAACCCAAACAAAGCGTATGCGTGTGCAGGTGCTGCTACCCTGGTTGATGGTATCCGTGGAAATCAAAGTTATAAAGCAGGATGGGTAGGCTTCCAAGCTGAACCGATGAATCTGACTATTGATTTGGCAGAAAATACAAAGCTATCATCTGTTCGTTTAGGAACTAACGTGGTTAAAGGTGACTGGATTTTCCCTCCAAAAGATATCACCGTTTATCTTTCAGCCGATGGAAAGGATTTCAAAGAAGTTGCTAAACTAGTTCTTCCTGAAGCTAAGAAAGGAGATAAGGATGGTGTAACTGAATACACATTAGGATTCCCAACTACACAGGCAAGATTCATTAAGGTTGTGGCGAATAATGTAACTTCAATGCCCGAATGGCATGGAGGTAAAGGTAAAGCTGCTTACCTGTTTGTTGATGAAGTTTGCGCAGAGTAA
- a CDS encoding DUF6515 family protein, with amino-acid sequence MKLRFIHFISVLCLAIIMVIPTESALAQGKRGGERGHFPSGRASTMHVRGPQYGTIRNRVPTGAKQMNFRGETFHWHNGVYYHPNGKRFVVVRPPIGLRIGVLPIDCFMLTIGAIPYYYYYGTFYTTVNNEYEVVDPPVGALVEELPSDCEEVTIDDKVYYKVDDTYYRAVVDKRNKIMFEVVGKSVK; translated from the coding sequence ATGAAACTCAGATTCATCCACTTTATTTCAGTTCTTTGTCTTGCTATTATAATGGTAATCCCGACAGAGAGCGCGCTGGCCCAAGGTAAAAGAGGAGGCGAAAGAGGACATTTTCCATCAGGCAGGGCTTCCACTATGCATGTCAGAGGACCACAGTATGGAACTATAAGAAACAGAGTGCCGACTGGTGCAAAACAAATGAATTTTCGTGGCGAAACCTTCCACTGGCACAATGGAGTCTATTATCATCCTAATGGGAAAAGATTTGTAGTAGTAAGGCCACCAATCGGTTTAAGAATAGGAGTTCTACCCATTGACTGTTTCATGTTGACAATAGGGGCAATCCCTTATTACTACTATTATGGAACATTTTACACAACTGTAAACAATGAATACGAGGTTGTCGACCCACCGGTTGGTGCATTAGTAGAAGAATTGCCCAGTGATTGTGAAGAAGTAACCATTGATGATAAGGTTTATTACAAAGTAGACGACACTTATTATAGAGCAGTTGTCGACAAAAGAAATAAAATAATGTTTGAAGTAGTAGGGAAATCGGTTAAATAG
- a CDS encoding diacylglycerol kinase family protein, which produces MEKFSIRKRIKSFTYAWKGIGSFIGKEHNAWIHLTITTAVIVSGFLLNITSAEWIAIVLSIALVLSAEAFNTAIERLVDLTSPEENYIAGDVKDIAAGAVLICALAAATVGLIIFVPYLIRLL; this is translated from the coding sequence ATGGAAAAATTCAGTATACGAAAGCGAATTAAAAGTTTTACCTATGCCTGGAAAGGTATAGGTAGTTTTATAGGAAAAGAACACAATGCATGGATACATCTGACTATCACAACAGCAGTTATAGTCAGCGGATTCCTGCTCAACATCACCTCTGCCGAATGGATAGCAATCGTGCTATCCATCGCATTGGTGCTGAGTGCTGAGGCATTCAATACAGCCATTGAGAGACTTGTAGACCTGACTTCTCCCGAAGAGAACTATATTGCCGGCGATGTGAAAGACATTGCAGCCGGGGCTGTGCTTATCTGCGCCCTTGCTGCTGCAACTGTGGGATTAATTATTTTTGTCCCTTATCTGATTCGACTACTCTAA
- a CDS encoding glycoside hydrolase family 95 protein, with amino-acid sequence MKTIFTKFLIFFLGLLVSVSIPASAKKKQSTYDPNLRLHYTSPAQLWEETLPLGNGRLGMMPDGGINKERIVLNDISMWSGSEVDNNNPEAATYLPQIRELLFQGKNEEAQKVMYQHFVPSGVGSNQGNGKDAPYGSFQMLGNLIVDYTYNKSAKKNSPEYNKPDSYERELDLNSAVAKTSFFRNGIEYVREYFVSRNKDVMVIRISAPKAIGAISFKVMFNRPENAKISADKNQLVMEGTLKSGVKDKDGVSFLAKLRAKTHGGTVAVTNQGLEIKNANSVELYISAGTDFNLAGVQYKSLVDVLMAKAFGISYDKLKKEHIEDYSSLFGRVNLTLGNPNSMTANSQLKQDLPTDERIRMFQLEDDPALAALYMQFGRYLFISSTRANTLPPNLQGLWANTLSTPWNGDYHLNINLQMNYWLMEPGNLADQFQPFVSLTNNLVPPGESSAKAFYGKDAKGWVAHMMTNVWNYTAPGEHPSWGATNTGGAWLCAHLWDHYEYLGDNRTEDGQSYLKQIYPTLKGASEFFLSTMVEEPTHGWLVTAPSSSPENSFYAKDGKSDVSICMGPTMDNELVRELFSNVIKASKILGVDEEYRKQLTAASLKLPPFQVSKEGYLLEWLEDYKETDVHHRHVSHLYGLHPGNQITLSKTPDLAEACRVTLNRRGDEATGWSRAWKLNFWARLGDGNRAYKLFKSLLNPSYKPETPSRRESGTYPNLFCAHPPFQIDGNFGGSAGIMEMLLQSHEGFINLLPALPNSWNEGSFNGLRARGGATVTLSWENRKPTKCSIESAYGGTYKLRIPEGVSTVTVKGKDINKKFKNEKFIEIPVYKGKKVEITFN; translated from the coding sequence ATGAAAACAATCTTTACTAAGTTCCTCATTTTCTTTTTGGGGCTGCTCGTTTCTGTAAGCATTCCTGCGAGCGCAAAAAAGAAACAGAGTACTTATGACCCAAATCTTCGCCTACATTACACTTCACCTGCCCAGTTATGGGAAGAGACTCTGCCGTTGGGAAACGGACGTCTAGGTATGATGCCCGACGGAGGGATTAACAAAGAACGAATTGTACTGAATGATATATCTATGTGGTCGGGTTCCGAGGTGGATAATAACAATCCCGAGGCTGCAACCTATCTGCCACAAATCAGGGAGCTCCTTTTTCAAGGGAAAAACGAAGAGGCACAAAAAGTCATGTATCAACACTTTGTGCCAAGTGGAGTAGGTTCCAATCAGGGAAATGGCAAGGATGCTCCTTACGGAAGCTTCCAGATGCTTGGAAACCTGATTGTTGATTACACATACAACAAATCTGCTAAAAAGAACTCACCCGAATACAACAAACCTGATTCGTACGAGCGTGAGCTTGACCTGAACTCTGCCGTAGCCAAGACCTCTTTTTTCAGAAACGGTATTGAATATGTGCGCGAATATTTCGTTTCACGCAACAAAGATGTAATGGTAATCAGAATAAGTGCCCCAAAGGCAATAGGCGCCATTTCATTTAAGGTCATGTTCAACCGTCCGGAAAATGCTAAGATTAGTGCAGACAAAAATCAGCTTGTCATGGAGGGTACACTGAAAAGTGGTGTAAAAGACAAGGATGGAGTTTCATTCCTAGCTAAACTAAGGGCCAAAACTCACGGAGGAACAGTTGCTGTTACCAATCAGGGACTGGAAATCAAGAATGCAAACAGTGTTGAACTCTATATCTCTGCCGGAACCGATTTCAACCTTGCCGGAGTGCAATATAAATCGCTTGTGGATGTTCTGATGGCTAAAGCCTTCGGCATTTCGTATGATAAACTCAAAAAAGAGCATATTGAAGATTATTCCTCGTTATTCGGCCGGGTAAACCTGACTTTGGGAAATCCAAACTCAATGACAGCCAATAGTCAGCTTAAACAAGACCTGCCAACTGACGAACGCATTCGTATGTTCCAGCTGGAAGACGACCCGGCGTTGGCAGCGCTTTACATGCAATTCGGACGTTACCTGTTTATCAGCAGCACAAGGGCAAACACCCTCCCACCCAATCTTCAGGGATTGTGGGCAAATACACTTAGCACTCCCTGGAACGGAGACTATCACCTCAACATCAACCTGCAAATGAACTACTGGCTTATGGAACCGGGAAATCTTGCCGATCAGTTCCAACCGTTTGTATCTCTGACAAACAATCTGGTTCCCCCGGGCGAATCTTCGGCAAAAGCTTTTTACGGAAAAGATGCCAAAGGATGGGTTGCGCACATGATGACCAATGTATGGAATTACACCGCTCCGGGCGAACACCCATCCTGGGGGGCAACTAACACTGGTGGTGCCTGGCTTTGCGCACATTTATGGGACCATTATGAATATCTGGGCGATAACAGAACCGAAGATGGTCAATCATACCTTAAACAGATTTACCCAACATTGAAAGGCGCTTCAGAGTTCTTCCTGTCGACCATGGTTGAAGAGCCTACACACGGATGGCTAGTGACAGCTCCAAGCTCTTCGCCTGAGAACAGTTTCTATGCAAAAGACGGAAAAAGCGATGTCAGCATTTGCATGGGGCCAACAATGGACAACGAACTTGTGCGCGAACTTTTCTCGAATGTAATCAAGGCTTCTAAAATATTGGGAGTGGACGAAGAGTACCGTAAGCAGCTGACCGCTGCATCTTTGAAACTGCCACCTTTCCAAGTCAGCAAAGAAGGCTACTTGCTGGAGTGGCTGGAAGATTATAAAGAAACAGATGTACACCATCGCCACGTGTCTCATTTGTATGGTCTGCATCCGGGCAACCAGATAACATTGAGCAAAACTCCCGACCTGGCGGAAGCATGCAGGGTTACCCTCAACAGAAGAGGTGACGAGGCAACAGGATGGTCGCGTGCTTGGAAACTGAATTTCTGGGCCAGACTAGGCGATGGCAACCGTGCTTATAAACTTTTCAAAAGTTTGCTCAACCCGAGCTATAAACCTGAAACTCCAAGCAGAAGAGAGAGTGGTACCTACCCTAACCTATTCTGCGCTCATCCTCCTTTTCAGATAGATGGTAACTTCGGCGGTTCTGCCGGAATCATGGAAATGCTGTTGCAAAGTCACGAAGGGTTCATTAACCTGCTTCCGGCTCTTCCTAACAGCTGGAACGAAGGTAGCTTTAACGGGCTGAGGGCACGTGGCGGAGCAACCGTGACTCTCAGCTGGGAAAATAGAAAACCGACGAAATGTTCTATCGAATCGGCTTACGGCGGCACATACAAATTAAGAATCCCCGAAGGTGTTTCAACGGTAACGGTAAAAGGTAAAGATATCAATAAGAAATTCAAGAATGAGAAATTCATTGAGATCCCCGTATACAAAGGGAAAAAAGTAGAAATAACATTCAATTAA